From the Niveibacterium microcysteis genome, the window GGCGCACCTGCGTGCAAGCTGGCGCGAGGGCGATTGGGAAATATTCGGCCGCATCGCCAACCTGTTCGACGCCCGCTACGCCGAGATTGCGGCCAGCAGCTACACCGGAAGCGGCTTACGCGCCCCCGACAAGCAGGACACTTACACGCCCGGCGCACCACGCACCTTCTTCATCGGTCTGCGCTACCACTTCGGCGGCACCCCGCCAGAGGCGAGCACCACCGAGACCGCCCAAACCCACAACGACGGGGTGCGCTCATGAGAGCAATCCTTTGGGCGACACACCGCTGGCTCGGCATGCTCAGCTGCATCGGCATCGTGTTGTGGGGGTTGTCTGGCGCACTGCATCCGGTGCTCTCACGTGTCCAGCCGAGGGCCGCTGCAATGCAGCCGCCGATGCGCAGCATCGACACCGATGCCGCCGCACCGCTCGCAAGCCTGCTGCAAGCGGCTGGCGTAGAACGCGTCGCCGCGCTGTCGCTCGCTGACGTGGCGGGTCAGGCCGCATGGCGGGTCGAAACCCAGCCGGGCACCACGCCGCGCTATTTCGCGCTCGACACCGGGGGCGAGCTGGATGGCGCGGATCAAATGCGGGCCATCGCGCTCGCGCGGCACTACGCCGGGCGGCCGGACGTGCCCCTGCGCGCCGTGACACCAGTACACCGTTTCGATGACGACTACCGAGCCGGCAACCGCATCCTCCCGGTCTGGCGCGTCGACTTCGCCGACGCCGGCGGGCTGCGCGCCTATGTCGATACCGCGCAGGGGCGCCTTGTCAGCCTCACTGATGATCGCCGCGCGTTGCTGAGCCGCCTGTTCCGCATCGGCCACAACTTCGAGCCCCTGGCCGGCTGGCCCGGGGCGCAACGAGCCCTGGTATCGCTACTGCTGGTGTTCAACGCGCTCTCGGCATTGATCGGCTTGTGGTTCTGGTGGGCCTTGCGGCACAACGCAGCGCGCAGGCTGGCACGACGTCCGCTGGCACGCTGGCATCGGCGGCTCGCCTGGCCGCTTGCCTTGGTCATGCTCGCCTTCAGCCTCAGTGGACTGCTGCATCTATGGGTCGGTGTCGCACAGGACGCCGCGCCCCCACTGCAGGCCAAGCTGTCAGTGCCAAGCAGCGAGCTGGGCGCGGTGCCCGCGGGCCGCTTCACGCAGCTGGCGCTGGTCGCAGCCGGGTCACACGCAGAATGGCTGGGTCAGCCCGCCCACACACAAGACCTCGCAGCGAGCGGCGTTGCGTCCGGGGGCCATTCAGGGCATGGCGGCAGCGTCAATCTGCCTCGTTGGGTGCGATTTGCAGCGGGCAGTGGCGCTGAACTCGGCCATCGCATTGATGCGCTCGCACTCGCCCAGGCAGCGAGCGCAACGGGGGCGCCCGGCACACCGCTGCGCGCCGGCGCCTGGATCACCCGCTTCGGCGGGGAGTACGGCTTTCGCTTCAAGCGGCTGCCGGTGTTTCGTGTCGATGCGCCGGACGCCCGCCTGTACGTCGAACCGTTGAGCGGCGTGGTCGTGCGCGCAAGCGATACAGACGCACTGGAAAGCAGCGTCTTCGCTGTCGCCCACATGTGGCGCTGGCACCCGGCATGGAAGGACGCCATCGAGTGGATACAGGCTGGCGTAGCCGTGGGCGTGGTCGCCCTGGGCCTCGTGGGCGCATTGTTGTTCCTGCGCCTGCCGCGGCCGAACCAGCGCCGCCGCCCGGCACGGCATGGTGCGGCAATAGCCAGCGTCGCGACGCCGTAGGGCTGCGTTGCCTGGGGCCCTTCAGCTTTTACGGATTTCGCCGACAATGCTGTTGGGCCCAGGCGAACCCGCGACGGGCCATCAAGCAAACCGTGCCCGATGTCCGACAAGCAGCAGGTCCTGATTCCGGTCGCAGATTTCGAGCTCACCGTCGGCAAGCCGGTGCCGTACAACCTGTTCACGCGTGGCGGCATCCTGGTGCTGGCGGCCGGTTCGGTGGTGGCCGACGACGACATGCTGAGCCGCCTGCTCAGTACGCGCCCCTTCCGCACCGCCGAAGGCATCGCGCGCGCAGGCATGGCGCTGGTGGACGAGAGCGACAAGGAACTGCTGATCGGCGAGAGCCGCGACCCGTTCCGCGAGCTGGGTCACTCGGTCGAATCGATCGAGCTGTTCCTGCGCCTGCCCGGGGACGACGACACGCGCCCCTACAGCGTGCCGTTCTTTGGCCTGATGCCGATGCAGGCGCTGATCGTCGGCGCCCCGTTCATCAGCCGTAACTTCTTCTGGCGAGACCACGAGGGCCTGCCGCTGTTCGTGAAGTTGCGCAGCGGCCGCTACCTGTACGCCTTCGAGACCAGTGTGACGCGCTACGGCGCCGCGCCCACCGCCTATCTGATGCTCGGCTACCCGAAAGTGGCACAGCGCAAGGCCTATCGCTCGTCGCTGCGGGTCAGCGCAGCGCTGCCTGCGGTGATCGACGCAGCCGGCAAGGAAAAGCTCAAGGTTGCAATCTCGGACATGTCCGACAAGGGCTGTGCCGTCGACACGCAATTCGTGATCGGCGAGATCGGCAGCCAGGTGACACTGACCTTCCGCATGCGCCTCGACAACGAGGCCTACATGCTCTCGCTGCCATGCATCATCCGGAATCAGCAGACACGCAAGGGCGGCCTGCTGCACTACGGCCTCTCGTTTGGTGACACCCATCAACATCTGCCCTGGCACCAACGCATGGCGCTGAAGGCGTATCTCTACGACGGGTTGATTGATACCGGCACGCGCCAATAGCCGACCTACAATCAGCAGATGCGATCTCCTGTTCCCGTCACCCTGCTGACCGGCTTCCTGGGCAGCGGAAAAACCACCCTGCTCAACCACCTGCTGCGCGACCCGGCCTTGGCCGGCTGCGCCGTCCTGATCAACGAAGTCGGCGAGGTCGGGCTCGACCATCTGCTGATCGAACGGGTGGACGAGGAAGTCGTGCTGCTCGAATCAGGGTGCCTGTGCTGCACGGTGCGCGGCGACCTGGCCCGCACCCTGCGTGAGCTATGCGTGCGACAGGAAGAAGGGCGCCTTGCCCGGCTCGACCGCGTAGTGATCGAAACCACCGGCCTCGCCGACCCGGCACCGGTGATCCACACGCTGATGCGCGACCCGTTCCTCGCCTATCGTTTCAGGCTTGACGGCGTCGTGGCGACGGTCGACCCGCGCCATGCGAGCTGGCAACTCGCCCAGCACCCGGAGGCAGAACGCCAGGTGGCCTACGCCGACCGGATCGTAATGACGAAGTGCGACATCGCAACGCAGGCCGAACGCGATGCCGCCGGCCGGGCACTTGATCGCCTCAACCCCTCGGCAGCACGCTTCGAAGGCCGCATGGGACGAGTACCGAGCGAACTGCTGGCCGGCATGGCCTTCAGCGCCGGGCCGAGCGCGACGGCGGCACTCGGCACCTGGCTGGGCAGCGGGCGAATCGAAGCCGCCGATGCGCGCGACGCGTTCGGCCGCAG encodes:
- a CDS encoding PepSY domain-containing protein, giving the protein MRAILWATHRWLGMLSCIGIVLWGLSGALHPVLSRVQPRAAAMQPPMRSIDTDAAAPLASLLQAAGVERVAALSLADVAGQAAWRVETQPGTTPRYFALDTGGELDGADQMRAIALARHYAGRPDVPLRAVTPVHRFDDDYRAGNRILPVWRVDFADAGGLRAYVDTAQGRLVSLTDDRRALLSRLFRIGHNFEPLAGWPGAQRALVSLLLVFNALSALIGLWFWWALRHNAARRLARRPLARWHRRLAWPLALVMLAFSLSGLLHLWVGVAQDAAPPLQAKLSVPSSELGAVPAGRFTQLALVAAGSHAEWLGQPAHTQDLAASGVASGGHSGHGGSVNLPRWVRFAAGSGAELGHRIDALALAQAASATGAPGTPLRAGAWITRFGGEYGFRFKRLPVFRVDAPDARLYVEPLSGVVVRASDTDALESSVFAVAHMWRWHPAWKDAIEWIQAGVAVGVVALGLVGALLFLRLPRPNQRRRPARHGAAIASVATP
- a CDS encoding PilZ domain-containing protein encodes the protein MSDKQQVLIPVADFELTVGKPVPYNLFTRGGILVLAAGSVVADDDMLSRLLSTRPFRTAEGIARAGMALVDESDKELLIGESRDPFRELGHSVESIELFLRLPGDDDTRPYSVPFFGLMPMQALIVGAPFISRNFFWRDHEGLPLFVKLRSGRYLYAFETSVTRYGAAPTAYLMLGYPKVAQRKAYRSSLRVSAALPAVIDAAGKEKLKVAISDMSDKGCAVDTQFVIGEIGSQVTLTFRMRLDNEAYMLSLPCIIRNQQTRKGGLLHYGLSFGDTHQHLPWHQRMALKAYLYDGLIDTGTRQ
- a CDS encoding CobW family GTP-binding protein translates to MRSPVPVTLLTGFLGSGKTTLLNHLLRDPALAGCAVLINEVGEVGLDHLLIERVDEEVVLLESGCLCCTVRGDLARTLRELCVRQEEGRLARLDRVVIETTGLADPAPVIHTLMRDPFLAYRFRLDGVVATVDPRHASWQLAQHPEAERQVAYADRIVMTKCDIATQAERDAAGRALDRLNPSAARFEGRMGRVPSELLAGMAFSAGPSATAALGTWLGSGRIEAADARDAFGRSVRATHSRDIQTHLLRFETPFEWDAFADALDLLLQVTGERILRVKGLVHIAGEAGPRVVHAVQQERYPDSSLPDWPDADRDTRLVFITRDLPRAPLEKAFLALCGVSARPAVPA